DNA from Nitrospina gracilis Nb-211:
CCGATTTGCGGGAACTCAAGTTGACCATCAAGGAAGTGCTCAGTTACGGTTCCTAAGCCCGGCGGGCACCCCCCGCACCGCTTCGCCGGAACCAGCTCTCGAATCCCATTCTCATGAACGAACCCAGGTTCATCGCAATCGAAGGCGGCATCGGCGCTGGCAAAACCACGCTCGCCAGGCGGCTGGCGCAGGAGTACGACGCCAAACTGGTGCTTGAGGTGGACGAGGACAACCCCTTCATCGGCAAATTCTATCAGGACCGCGAAGCCAACGCCTTCCAGACCCAGGTTTTTTTTTTACTGAGCCGCTTCAACCAGTACCGGGAACTCGCCCAGCGCGACCTGTTCAGCAGTATCGCGGTCACCGACTACCTGTTCCAGCGCGACCACATCTTCGCCCAACTCAACCTCAAGGACCACGAGTACACGCTCTACCAGCAGATTTACAACCTCGTGCGCATCAAAATTCCGAAGCCGGATCTGGTCATTTTCCTGCAGGCAGACACCGATGTCCTGTTCACCCGCGTGGAAAAGCGCGGCAGGGACTACGAGCAGTTGATCGACTACGAATACCTCGATTCTGTCAACCGGGCGTTCAATAACTTTTTCTTTTATTACACCGAAACGCCCCTGCTGGTGGTGAACACCAACAAGATCGACATCGTGGACAAAAAAATTGACCTGAAAGAGTTGATTCACAAAATCAATAATCATAAAATAGGACGAGAATATTACAATCCGCTTGGATCCTGACAAGACCGGGACGGAGCGACACCGAGTAACAAGAGGCCAGACGCGGTCGGAGACCCCTTATCAGAGGGGCTTCAAACCAGTAAGCGTTGCAACCTTTTAAACCCTCAGCGCCCTCATCGTCCCCACGGTCATTCAAAGACCTGGGGCTTTTTCGTTTGGGGCGGTGTGACGGGTACGCCCCCCTTCCCTGTCTTTGGGACCTGCACGGTCCCCGGAATCCCGGCTTTTTCAAAGTGGATTTCCATGAACACCCAACGCATGACCCTGCCGGTTTTGATGGAACGCAAAAAGACCGGACGCAAAATCACCGCCGTCACCGCTTACGATTACTCCATGGCGCGCCTGCTGGACGGCGTGGACATCGACCTCGTGCTGGTGGGCGACTCCGTCGGCATGGTGTCGCTCGGTTACGACACCACGCTTCCGGTGACGATGGACGAGATGATCCACCACACCCGCGCCGTGCGCCGGGGCGTCGGCCGCGCGCTGGTCGTCGGCGACATGCCGTTCATGTCGTACCACGTCTCGGATGAAGAGACGATCCGCAACGCGGGCCGCTTCATCCAGGAAGGCGGCGCCGAGGCGGTGAAACTGGAAGGCGGGGTGAAATTCGCCGACCGCGTCCGCGCCGTGGTGGATGCGGGCATTTCGGTGATGGGCCACATCGGCCTCACGCCACAGTCGATCCACCAGTTCGGCGGTTACCGCGTGCAGGGCAAGAATTATTACGACTCCCGCCAGATCAAAAAGGACGCGCTGGCGTTGCAGAAGGCCGGGGTATTCGCCATCGTGCTGGAAGCCATCCCGGCAGAGCTGGCGGCGGAGATCACCAGCGAGATCGACATCCCCACCATCGGCATCGGTGCGGGCCGTGACTGCGACGGGCAGATTCTGGTGCTCAACGACCTGTTGGGCCTCAACCAGGACTTCACGCCCAAATTCGTCAAACGCTTCGCCGAGTTGGGCGAGGCGGTGCAGAGCGCGCTCCGCAGTTATGTGGACGAGGTGCAGACCGGAACCTTCCCCACCGCCGAGCACACCTACAACCTGAAACGCAAACCTCTCAGGGAGGCGGGCAATCAGGGTTCCTCCTGATCCCCGGACGACAGCGTCATGGAAATCCTTCGCACCATCGCGGACATGAAAGCATGGTCCCAAAAGGCCCGGAGCGCGGGCCGGGTCGTGGGTCTGGTCCCCACCATGGGAGCGCTCCACGAAGGGCATCTCAGCCTGGTGAAACGGTCGCTCGCCGAGTCGGACCAGACGGTGGTCAGCATCTTCGTCAACCCGAAGCAATTCGGTCCCGGCGAGGATCTCGACACCTACCCGGCCAACTGGGAGGCCGACCGCAGCCTGCTGGAGCCTCTGGGCGTGGATGCGGTGTTTCTGCCCACGCGGGACATGATGTATCCGGGAGAGTTCCAGACGGTGGTGACGGTTGAGGGCCTCACCGGCCACTTGTGCGGCAAAAGCCGCCCCGGATTCTTCCAGGGGGTGACCACGGTGGTGTTGAAACTGTTTCATATCGTCCAGCCGCACATGGCTTATTTCGGCGAAAAGGACCGCCAGCAGTTGCACGTCATCCGCAGAATGGTGGAGGACCTGAACCTGGACGTGAAGATCGTGGGCTGTCCCATCGTGCGCGATGCCGACGGACTGGCCAAGAGTTCGCGCAACCAGTACCTGAACGCGGAACAGCGCGAAACCGCGCTGTCATTGAGCCGCGCGCTGGAGATGGCGAGGGAGCGCATTGCGGCGTGTGAAACCGACGCCACGCTTCTGCGCCGGGAAATTGAATTCGTGTTCGCGCCGCACCCCGATGCGCGCATCGATTACGTATCGGTCTGCGATGCGGACACGTTTGAGGAGTTGGAAGTCATTCATGACAAGGCCCTGGTGGCCCTGGCGGTGTTTGTCGGGAAAGCCAGATTGATCGATAACTGTTTGATTGAGAGAGTGCCATGCAAAGAACCATGCTGACCGCGAAGCTTCACCGGGCGACGGTCACCGACCGCGACATCGAGTACGAAGGAAGCATTGAGATCGACGAGAACTTGATGGATGAGGTGGACATCCTGGCCTACGAGCAGGTGCATATTTACAATATCAACAACGGCAACCGATTTTTGACCTACGTCATCCCCGGACCGCGCAATTCGGGCCGTATTTCCGTCAATGGCGCCGCCGCCCGGATGGTGGAGAGAAATGATCGCATTATAATTGCCGCTTATGGTATGATGAGCGCAAATAAAAGTAATGATTACAAACCCAAAGTCCTCCTGCTGAACGAATCCAATCAGGTCGTTGAAAGACAGGGGGCCTTGGCATTTTCTGAAAAAGCTTTTTCATGACGGAATTGTTCTGGATCGCCTCGCTGATCTTCACCACATACATGTGCATCGACTGCATCAACCGCAAGGAGCACTTCGTCTGGATCATTGTGATGATCGTGCTGATGCCGGTGGGCGCCATCGCCTACTTCTTTGCTGTCAAAAACCGCGTGTCCGCACCGTCGTCCGGCAATGGCGGCGGACAGCAGAGCGCGGGCCGGTCGTCCTTCTTCCAGCCCAGCGCACCGCGCAAGGAGTTGGACACGGAAGAGACCCTGCAACTCAAGGAGTTGATCGGCAAGTACGACAAGGCCTATCACTACGAGAAGCTCGGCCAGATTTACCTTGAACAGAAAAAATACGACCTGGCTATCGAGCCGTTTCAGGAAGCGGTCAAGCGCGATCCGGAAATGAACGAGGCGCGCTACGGACTGGCCAAGTGCTACTACGGTCAGGGCCGCTTCTCCGAGGCCGCCGAGGTGCTCGAAGAGTTGGTGGAGATCGACAAAAAATACGACTATGGCAATGCCATTTTCGGGCTGGCCGAGTGCTACCGCCTCTCCGGGCAGGAAGACAAGGCGCTCGAAACCTACGAGGCCGTGATCAATTCCTACCACTTCTTCAAGGCGTACTACCACTACGCCAAACTGCTCGACAAGCGCGGCAAGAAGCAGGAAGCCATCGATTACATGAAAAGCATCATTGGCTCCTCGAAGGACCTGCCGGACTACAAGCTGGAAAAAGAACGCCGCTGGATCGACGAAGCCTATAAATTTCTGCGTAAAAACGGCATCGAACTGGCCTGAGCCGCCCCTCACCGCAATTCCCCGCAACTCCCCGCACGTTCCCGCGCCCGCTTTTGGACGGGTTTGCTCCCCATTTTTAAGGCCAGATCGGGAATGTTTTTTTGAAAATCCCCCCTTCCTTTTCTTATACTGAAAACAGGATCAACGTATTGCTGGGAACCGTTTATTGATCCGGGAATTTTTTCCAAAGAGGTACTATGACGGTTTTATCTGAGAACATGCGAACGATCCGGAAAAGCCTGAAATGCACGCAAATGGCTTTCGCGCAGATCATGGACATCGGTTTTCGAACCTATGTGCGTTATGAATCGGGGGAACGCGACGCCCCGGTGGCGGTGCTCATCAAACTTGCCCGGCTGGCGGACATCTCCCTCGACCGCCTGCTGACCACCCGC
Protein-coding regions in this window:
- a CDS encoding deoxynucleoside kinase yields the protein MNEPRFIAIEGGIGAGKTTLARRLAQEYDAKLVLEVDEDNPFIGKFYQDREANAFQTQVFFLLSRFNQYRELAQRDLFSSIAVTDYLFQRDHIFAQLNLKDHEYTLYQQIYNLVRIKIPKPDLVIFLQADTDVLFTRVEKRGRDYEQLIDYEYLDSVNRAFNNFFFYYTETPLLVVNTNKIDIVDKKIDLKELIHKINNHKIGREYYNPLGS
- the panB gene encoding 3-methyl-2-oxobutanoate hydroxymethyltransferase, with protein sequence MNTQRMTLPVLMERKKTGRKITAVTAYDYSMARLLDGVDIDLVLVGDSVGMVSLGYDTTLPVTMDEMIHHTRAVRRGVGRALVVGDMPFMSYHVSDEETIRNAGRFIQEGGAEAVKLEGGVKFADRVRAVVDAGISVMGHIGLTPQSIHQFGGYRVQGKNYYDSRQIKKDALALQKAGVFAIVLEAIPAELAAEITSEIDIPTIGIGAGRDCDGQILVLNDLLGLNQDFTPKFVKRFAELGEAVQSALRSYVDEVQTGTFPTAEHTYNLKRKPLREAGNQGSS
- the panC gene encoding pantoate--beta-alanine ligase, with product MEILRTIADMKAWSQKARSAGRVVGLVPTMGALHEGHLSLVKRSLAESDQTVVSIFVNPKQFGPGEDLDTYPANWEADRSLLEPLGVDAVFLPTRDMMYPGEFQTVVTVEGLTGHLCGKSRPGFFQGVTTVVLKLFHIVQPHMAYFGEKDRQQLHVIRRMVEDLNLDVKIVGCPIVRDADGLAKSSRNQYLNAEQRETALSLSRALEMARERIAACETDATLLRREIEFVFAPHPDARIDYVSVCDADTFEELEVIHDKALVALAVFVGKARLIDNCLIERVPCKEPC
- the panD gene encoding aspartate 1-decarboxylase, producing the protein MQRTMLTAKLHRATVTDRDIEYEGSIEIDENLMDEVDILAYEQVHIYNINNGNRFLTYVIPGPRNSGRISVNGAAARMVERNDRIIIAAYGMMSANKSNDYKPKVLLLNESNQVVERQGALAFSEKAFS
- a CDS encoding tetratricopeptide repeat protein, whose product is MTELFWIASLIFTTYMCIDCINRKEHFVWIIVMIVLMPVGAIAYFFAVKNRVSAPSSGNGGGQQSAGRSSFFQPSAPRKELDTEETLQLKELIGKYDKAYHYEKLGQIYLEQKKYDLAIEPFQEAVKRDPEMNEARYGLAKCYYGQGRFSEAAEVLEELVEIDKKYDYGNAIFGLAECYRLSGQEDKALETYEAVINSYHFFKAYYHYAKLLDKRGKKQEAIDYMKSIIGSSKDLPDYKLEKERRWIDEAYKFLRKNGIELA